From the genome of Bacteroides sp. MSB163, one region includes:
- a CDS encoding DUF3823 domain-containing protein: protein MRKIKYIIAGISAAVFMVSCELDNFDGPDAQVYGAVIDAETEELIQQEIGTSGDAACVQVIEYGYAIRKVQQWKLMLNGEYRNNLVFSGTYDVIMNNGNFVKLDTIKGYRFDKGENKLDFRVIPNIRIKEPVVKKENNAIVATFKLQYGHRTGKAEKVALFAQSDQNPSNSFNLAHVTANIEGDDINFENNSRNANKVFTLTLDLNSDEGKKLKAGQKYFFRIGALPKDLGEGIQAKYNYSPVFEIQL from the coding sequence ATGAGAAAGATTAAATATATAATAGCCGGAATCAGTGCGGCGGTCTTCATGGTAAGCTGCGAACTGGATAATTTTGATGGTCCGGATGCACAAGTATATGGTGCGGTAATTGATGCCGAAACAGAAGAGTTGATTCAGCAGGAAATAGGTACCAGTGGTGATGCAGCTTGTGTGCAGGTTATAGAGTATGGATATGCTATCCGCAAGGTGCAGCAATGGAAGCTCATGCTGAATGGGGAATACAGAAATAATCTTGTTTTCTCCGGTACTTATGATGTCATTATGAATAATGGCAACTTTGTGAAGCTGGATACGATTAAAGGATATCGTTTCGACAAAGGAGAAAATAAGCTTGATTTCAGGGTGATTCCGAATATCCGTATCAAAGAGCCCGTTGTGAAGAAAGAGAATAACGCTATTGTTGCCACCTTTAAATTACAGTATGGTCACAGAACAGGTAAAGCCGAAAAGGTGGCCCTGTTTGCTCAATCGGATCAGAATCCGTCCAACTCTTTCAATCTGGCACATGTAACGGCTAATATTGAAGGCGATGATATCAATTTTGAGAATAATAGCCGGAATGCGAATAAAGTCTTTACATTGACATTAGACTTGAACTCTGACGAAGGTAAGAAGTTGAAAGCCGGACAGAAGTACTTCTTCCGTATCGGTGCACTGCCCAAAGATCTGGGTGAAGGTATACAGGCTAAGTATAATTATTCTCCGGTTTTTGAGATACAGTTATAG
- a CDS encoding RagB/SusD family nutrient uptake outer membrane protein — MKNIKYYLVIGLSAVFTACTDLLDIEPNNKITPNELFNNPNGAKAFMATIYRDLPIEDYMFMPGTSGAGGFNNPTGNIGLLWYANICEEAVQSQWGEQSPGYVIRADYFNHGYETLRSINLLKSIIPTLDIRDSEKKELEGEAAFMTAYVYFYLAEKFGGVPLIKELQEYDPANPGALVVPRSTEYDTWDYVMQQCDLAAAQLPKERSDRRATRWAALALKSRAALYAASIAKFGELAPMEGEAVTKGLAGMKPENAAYFYQHCIDASLAIMTESDHKLYKPNPANPKEAEENYRSIFVNPNQTDGEAIFIKGIVKEGSEFASSLNYFIEPYQTQGQGKMSPALNLVDAYEDYTDLPGIRSDAKVKTRVNDNYSNAGFDTGYTDYIKVNRDTPYDLFNGIAYGDEKKAKDARLWASIILPGTEWKGTKIVMQGGVIQPDGTELYRVPTTVTGKDGKTYYSLGGEKHQVSGFWSGDGTHSMSGFLMRKMISESMPAQYHKTTLDYIVFRYAEVLLNYAEAVCESELGDKTIAAKALNDIRKRAAHTNEIELTRENVRNERFVELAFENIRIWDLRRWRVLHTLMNNFSHDILVPMLDLRDTNPSLIFVRKTTMGASLNGPNSYSISEYYEDVPRNAINQMIQNP, encoded by the coding sequence ATGAAAAATATAAAATATTATTTGGTTATCGGTCTATCAGCTGTGTTTACGGCATGTACGGACTTGCTGGACATTGAGCCTAATAACAAGATCACCCCCAATGAGCTGTTTAATAACCCTAATGGGGCAAAAGCTTTTATGGCAACTATTTATCGCGATTTGCCTATTGAGGATTACATGTTTATGCCGGGTACCAGCGGAGCAGGAGGTTTCAATAATCCGACAGGAAATATCGGTTTATTATGGTATGCCAACATCTGTGAGGAAGCTGTACAAAGCCAGTGGGGTGAGCAATCACCGGGATACGTTATTCGTGCGGATTATTTTAATCATGGCTATGAAACGCTTCGTAGTATCAATTTGCTGAAAAGCATCATCCCTACACTGGATATTCGTGACAGTGAAAAGAAAGAACTGGAAGGGGAGGCTGCTTTCATGACTGCTTATGTATATTTCTACCTGGCAGAAAAATTCGGTGGAGTACCGCTGATCAAGGAATTGCAGGAGTATGATCCGGCCAATCCGGGAGCTTTGGTGGTTCCACGCAGCACAGAGTATGATACATGGGATTATGTAATGCAGCAATGTGATCTTGCAGCAGCACAACTTCCCAAAGAGCGTTCGGACAGACGGGCAACCAGATGGGCAGCATTGGCTTTAAAATCTCGTGCCGCTTTGTATGCTGCTTCTATTGCCAAATTCGGAGAACTGGCGCCGATGGAAGGAGAGGCTGTGACAAAAGGCTTAGCCGGAATGAAACCCGAAAATGCAGCCTATTTCTATCAACATTGCATTGATGCTTCCCTGGCCATTATGACAGAATCGGACCATAAACTGTATAAACCGAATCCTGCCAATCCGAAGGAAGCGGAGGAGAACTATCGTAGTATCTTTGTTAATCCGAACCAAACAGACGGAGAGGCTATTTTTATTAAAGGTATTGTAAAAGAAGGATCTGAGTTTGCCAGTAGTTTAAATTACTTTATCGAGCCTTACCAGACACAGGGACAGGGCAAAATGTCTCCAGCTCTTAATTTGGTAGATGCTTATGAAGATTATACGGACCTGCCAGGTATCCGTTCGGATGCAAAGGTCAAGACTCGTGTCAATGACAATTATTCCAATGCAGGTTTTGATACTGGCTATACTGATTATATCAAAGTAAATAGGGATACCCCTTATGATTTGTTTAATGGCATCGCTTATGGAGATGAGAAAAAAGCGAAAGATGCTCGTCTGTGGGCTTCCATCATACTTCCCGGTACCGAATGGAAAGGGACTAAGATTGTGATGCAAGGCGGTGTGATTCAACCGGATGGAACAGAACTGTATCGTGTTCCGACTACAGTGACTGGAAAAGACGGTAAGACTTACTATTCTTTAGGAGGTGAAAAGCATCAGGTGTCCGGTTTCTGGTCGGGAGACGGAACTCATTCCATGTCTGGTTTCCTCATGAGAAAGATGATCAGTGAAAGCATGCCGGCGCAATATCATAAGACGACGTTGGATTATATTGTATTCCGCTATGCGGAAGTGTTGCTGAATTATGCAGAAGCAGTCTGCGAAAGCGAGTTGGGGGATAAGACTATTGCAGCAAAAGCGTTGAACGATATTCGTAAGAGAGCCGCACATACCAATGAAATAGAATTAACGAGAGAGAATGTGAGAAACGAACGCTTTGTGGAGCTCGCTTTTGAGAATATCCGTATCTGGGATTTGCGTCGTTGGAGAGTGCTGCATACATTGATGAATAATTTCTCTCATGACATTTTGGTGCCTATGCTTGATTTGCGTGATACGAATCCTTCCCTGATATTTGTGCGTAAAACCACTATGGGAGCAAGTCTGAATGGTCCCAATAGCTATTCAATCTCCGAATACTATGAAGATGTACCACGCAATGCCATTAACCAGATGATTCAGAATCCTTAA
- a CDS encoding TonB-dependent receptor: MNHLARTLLGCIMLLCTTMVYAQHAQFKGQVIDQEGNPLVGATVVVKGDNNKNAVADMSGEFVLQNLEKNAVLQISYIGFQTQEVRVGAENSVRVVLKEDEAVLGEVVVVGYGTQKKQTLTGAISTLSGDKVLTTKSTSVAQSLQGKIAGVQIRQQDGQPGSFSSMVQIRGFGSPLYVIDGVVRDSGDGGSEFQRLNPEDIENISVLKDGAAAIYGMNAANGVVIITTKKGRKGKARFNYNGSFTAIFPTSMMKVMNAAQYAEISNELSMNAGTGPTTTPEELAKWQAGDPGYESTDWLDAVFKKSAGSQQHTLSIEGGSDKMTYYASFGYAHDGDLTRGGDFNYERYTMRSNFTAQLSKYLKAEVNVSGRYDVTNTPIQGVFDLLFKSTLMRPTSGVYANNNSEYYNAAYPFLDNPVAAMNGDLTGMNTSRGRSLQSTATLTYDVPWVKGLKAKLMTSYDASDNRTSHERKLYQLYSYNSQNESYDVSKTINDPSSLYVNMNNGNNLNIQAQLSYSTTIARDHNISLMAMYEMNHGWNDNVSATREYEIYSKPILDLGSQTNIQNSGGYGETANISYLGRLNYDYQGKYLLEGAFRYNGSYRYAPGSRWGFFPVVSAGWRMSEESFIKDNIPFVSNLKIRASYGETGIDAGNEFQFIEGFTMGSKGYEFVDGTQTNGVLTPSLINKNLTWITTRTYDLGVDITLWDGLLDFTFDVYRRDRDGLLATRGSQLTNTFGASLPEENLNADRTEGIEFTLGHRNKIGQVSYGVQGNFNFARSKMTRQIHGEYESSWDVWKSATEGRWSGIGWGYTTAGQFQNYDQIYNAPVQSGDRGNTMILPGDYYLQDVNGDGYIDGNDMKPKYYGLNMPALNYGVTLTAEWKWFDFMALFQGAACYSIQIPDNLHNYAPWEGNSSAYLYDRWHREDPFDANGNWIPGRFPAARVANYNPMGNNAQETDRNTVDGSYLRLKSLEVGYTLPQRWASHVGLQNLRVYVNAYNIFTFCDSYLKKDLKLDPEKTAGQDNRMMNYPLSSSINFGVNVSF, translated from the coding sequence ATGAATCATTTAGCACGTACCTTGTTGGGATGTATCATGTTACTCTGTACCACAATGGTATATGCGCAACATGCACAGTTTAAAGGACAGGTGATAGACCAGGAAGGGAATCCGCTGGTTGGTGCGACTGTTGTAGTGAAAGGAGACAATAATAAGAATGCCGTGGCAGATATGTCGGGTGAATTTGTACTACAAAATCTTGAGAAGAACGCTGTTCTTCAGATATCCTATATTGGTTTTCAGACTCAGGAAGTCAGAGTAGGAGCCGAAAACTCAGTAAGAGTGGTGTTAAAGGAAGATGAAGCCGTTTTGGGCGAAGTTGTAGTTGTGGGATATGGTACCCAGAAGAAACAGACACTGACTGGGGCTATTTCTACTCTTAGTGGTGACAAAGTGCTGACGACCAAAAGCACGAGTGTGGCTCAGAGCTTGCAGGGAAAGATTGCCGGTGTGCAGATCCGTCAGCAGGACGGTCAACCTGGTTCGTTCAGCTCTATGGTACAAATTCGTGGTTTTGGTAGTCCGCTGTATGTAATCGATGGCGTTGTCCGCGATAGTGGTGACGGTGGTTCTGAATTTCAGCGCTTGAATCCGGAAGATATTGAAAACATTTCTGTACTAAAAGATGGTGCTGCGGCAATCTATGGTATGAATGCAGCTAATGGAGTTGTGATTATTACCACTAAAAAAGGAAGAAAAGGTAAAGCTCGCTTTAATTACAACGGTTCATTCACGGCTATTTTCCCCACTTCCATGATGAAGGTTATGAATGCTGCCCAATATGCGGAGATTTCCAATGAATTGTCAATGAATGCAGGTACCGGACCTACTACCACTCCTGAAGAACTAGCCAAATGGCAAGCCGGTGATCCTGGCTATGAAAGTACTGACTGGTTGGATGCTGTATTCAAAAAAAGTGCAGGTAGCCAGCAACATACTCTTTCTATCGAAGGTGGTAGTGATAAGATGACCTATTATGCTAGTTTCGGTTATGCTCACGATGGTGACTTGACACGAGGAGGCGATTTCAATTACGAAAGATATACTATGCGTAGTAATTTTACAGCCCAGTTGTCTAAGTATCTTAAAGCGGAAGTTAATGTTTCCGGAAGATATGACGTGACGAATACCCCTATTCAGGGAGTCTTTGACTTACTGTTTAAATCTACATTGATGAGACCGACATCCGGAGTGTATGCCAATAACAATTCCGAATACTACAATGCAGCTTATCCTTTCCTGGACAATCCAGTGGCAGCAATGAATGGTGATCTCACCGGTATGAATACCAGTAGAGGACGTAGTTTACAGTCAACTGCCACATTGACCTATGATGTTCCTTGGGTAAAGGGATTAAAAGCTAAATTAATGACTTCGTATGATGCCAGTGATAACCGTACTTCGCATGAGAGAAAGCTCTACCAGTTGTACAGTTATAATTCGCAGAATGAATCGTATGATGTATCAAAGACAATTAATGACCCGAGCAGTTTGTATGTGAATATGAATAATGGTAATAATCTCAATATTCAAGCACAATTGTCTTATAGTACTACTATTGCGCGCGACCATAACATTTCTTTGATGGCTATGTACGAAATGAATCATGGCTGGAATGATAATGTTTCTGCTACCCGCGAGTATGAGATTTACTCTAAACCTATTCTTGACTTAGGCTCTCAAACGAACATCCAGAATTCTGGCGGCTATGGAGAGACGGCAAACATCTCTTATCTAGGGCGCCTGAATTATGACTACCAAGGCAAATATCTGTTGGAAGGTGCTTTCCGTTATAATGGTTCTTATCGTTATGCTCCGGGGAGTCGTTGGGGATTTTTCCCGGTTGTCAGTGCAGGCTGGAGAATGTCCGAGGAATCTTTTATTAAGGATAATATACCGTTTGTCAGTAACTTGAAGATAAGAGCCAGTTATGGAGAAACCGGTATTGATGCCGGTAATGAATTCCAGTTCATAGAAGGCTTTACAATGGGATCAAAGGGGTATGAGTTCGTTGACGGTACACAAACCAATGGAGTACTGACTCCGTCACTTATCAATAAGAACCTGACCTGGATTACGACACGTACTTATGACCTTGGTGTGGATATAACCTTGTGGGACGGCTTGTTGGACTTCACATTTGATGTCTATCGTCGTGACAGAGATGGGCTGCTGGCTACCAGAGGCAGCCAACTGACCAACACATTCGGAGCTTCCCTGCCGGAAGAGAATCTGAATGCCGACCGCACCGAAGGTATTGAGTTTACCTTGGGGCACCGGAACAAGATCGGTCAGGTTTCATACGGTGTACAAGGAAACTTCAACTTTGCCCGCAGTAAGATGACCCGCCAGATACATGGTGAATACGAAAGTAGTTGGGATGTTTGGAAATCCGCTACCGAAGGACGTTGGAGTGGCATCGGCTGGGGGTATACAACAGCTGGGCAATTCCAGAACTATGATCAGATTTATAATGCGCCTGTGCAAAGCGGTGATAGAGGTAACACCATGATTCTTCCAGGAGACTATTATCTGCAAGATGTAAATGGTGATGGATACATCGATGGCAATGACATGAAGCCTAAGTATTATGGATTGAATATGCCGGCTCTGAATTATGGCGTCACTCTGACAGCTGAATGGAAATGGTTCGATTTCATGGCTTTATTCCAGGGAGCAGCCTGTTATTCTATCCAGATCCCCGACAACCTGCACAATTATGCACCTTGGGAAGGTAATTCATCTGCTTATCTGTATGACAGATGGCATCGTGAAGATCCGTTTGATGCAAACGGCAACTGGATTCCGGGAAGATTCCCGGCAGCCCGTGTGGCCAACTACAATCCGATGGGGAACAATGCACAGGAGACAGACCGCAATACGGTGGATGGAAGCTATCTTCGTCTGAAGAGTCTTGAAGTCGGTTATACGTTACCTCAACGTTGGGCCAGTCATGTAGGCTTGCAAAACCTGCGTGTTTATGTAAATGCTTATAACATCTTCACATTCTGTGACTCTTATTTGAAGAAGGATTTGAAGCTGGATCCGGAGAAAACAGCCGGTCAGGATAATCGTATGATGAATTATCCGTTATCGTCTTCTATCAACTTCGGTGTAAATGTTAGCTTCTAA
- a CDS encoding GH116 family glycosyl-hydrolase: MSKRTFVSLAFCLAGMFALYGQEENQNNYGVDEANTKFSLQSGVLGGETNYTYLSLKDHEDVSGVPLGGIGVGNINFAPSGKFTRIGMNNIHTPIKRSEHSFFSLWTRKGNEKEAVRLVRDNHVLYGMKGVEHTQYRGLFPTAELSYADNNLKVTPVIRAYSGLVPHNVKDSSLPVVWFEVDLIFQEDMEAALAFSWEDFIGLFNDPKSLEGFDNGQLLSEGRANINNGENWPLREKAKTYVEPYQMGSLKGLIQYAADNLQPRKLTFQNYVNQVVIAVEEEKNVFYLPAYRSNSEAWDQFRNNGEFTSSLTKNVLTEQSQTSSASALAVKTQLKAGQKKTIRFMLAWYAPELQIDAAALPIGSYWPCGADYNKYYHNYFNSMNSLVSYAVSNRARIARQTTEWQIPVLESSLPDWYKFKLINSGYVIYTNMVLTKGGDVMVNEGAMGGFAGTMDQRLSSHPFYQKFFTQLDRSEMDIFADAMDPEGYILHFIGHYYVGMGTVGGRVPTEKGWMLDNTSGWIIQLVKDYEQTGDTEYLKAHLTGVKRAMKFLYSRMPQGSTIPVGPTTYDDFTHPPLYSYYAGVWLTTLKAYEAIGKAIGDESIVKQAQQQFATSQKEVLEKLWNGRFFAYGCEPDGSKRLDNVLFTGQLAGQFLSRYCGWGDVYPMDIVKASMISQCKISLSKSPDYYANKVWDINQNRGIDNRGSQCWPFYLESYTALAGMQAGFYEDAMDIMKHIQLVHLRKGWTWTQNLWNPSDITYMTAPVTWFSTDVLAGAGVNIPRKELRLAPVVADDKVISIPLFYPNFWGVVTADPQKKSITFKITKKYGKERISFNKVISEPAGLPTSEKREIEIKEFVVEEGKTLDLSPYWDRIIDNRLEAPVLSEADKHDFRYVTIK; the protein is encoded by the coding sequence ATGAGTAAAAGAACCTTTGTCTCTTTAGCCTTTTGCCTTGCAGGAATGTTTGCACTGTATGGACAAGAAGAAAATCAGAACAATTATGGTGTCGATGAAGCCAATACCAAGTTCAGTCTTCAAAGTGGAGTTTTAGGTGGAGAAACCAACTATACTTACCTTTCATTAAAAGATCATGAAGACGTAAGCGGAGTGCCCTTGGGTGGTATTGGAGTAGGCAATATAAATTTCGCTCCAAGTGGCAAATTCACCAGGATAGGAATGAATAATATTCATACTCCTATTAAACGTTCGGAGCATTCATTCTTCTCTTTATGGACACGGAAGGGAAATGAAAAAGAAGCTGTTCGTCTGGTTAGGGATAATCATGTTTTGTATGGAATGAAGGGAGTAGAACATACTCAATATAGAGGATTATTTCCTACAGCAGAATTAAGTTATGCGGATAATAATTTGAAAGTAACCCCTGTAATTCGTGCCTATTCAGGATTGGTGCCGCACAATGTGAAAGATTCCTCTTTGCCGGTAGTATGGTTTGAGGTTGATCTCATATTTCAGGAGGACATGGAAGCTGCATTAGCCTTTTCCTGGGAAGATTTTATCGGGTTGTTTAATGATCCGAAGAGCTTGGAAGGTTTTGATAATGGTCAGTTATTGAGCGAAGGTAGAGCTAATATAAATAATGGAGAAAACTGGCCGTTGCGTGAGAAAGCTAAAACCTATGTAGAACCTTATCAGATGGGGAGTCTGAAAGGACTGATACAATATGCTGCAGATAACTTACAACCTCGCAAATTGACTTTTCAGAACTATGTGAATCAAGTGGTGATTGCAGTGGAAGAAGAAAAGAATGTATTTTATCTTCCAGCTTATCGTTCGAATTCTGAAGCATGGGATCAGTTTAGAAATAATGGAGAATTCACTTCTTCACTAACCAAAAATGTACTGACGGAGCAATCTCAAACTTCTTCTGCTTCTGCACTGGCTGTTAAGACACAGTTGAAAGCGGGTCAAAAGAAAACAATTCGTTTTATGCTGGCATGGTATGCTCCTGAACTGCAGATTGATGCGGCAGCCCTTCCTATCGGTAGCTACTGGCCTTGTGGGGCTGACTACAATAAATACTATCATAATTATTTTAATAGTATGAATTCTCTGGTGAGCTATGCTGTATCCAATAGGGCAAGAATTGCCCGACAGACTACGGAGTGGCAGATCCCGGTTCTTGAGAGTAGCCTTCCTGACTGGTATAAGTTTAAGCTTATTAATAGTGGATATGTCATTTACACCAATATGGTACTTACTAAAGGAGGTGATGTTATGGTTAATGAGGGAGCTATGGGTGGTTTTGCCGGAACAATGGATCAACGTCTGAGTTCACATCCTTTTTACCAGAAATTTTTCACTCAACTGGATCGTTCGGAGATGGATATTTTTGCAGATGCAATGGATCCGGAAGGTTATATACTTCATTTCATCGGACATTACTATGTAGGTATGGGTACTGTAGGTGGTCGTGTGCCAACGGAAAAGGGTTGGATGTTGGACAATACTTCCGGCTGGATCATACAACTTGTTAAAGACTATGAGCAGACTGGTGATACAGAGTACTTGAAAGCGCATCTTACGGGAGTTAAAAGAGCCATGAAGTTCTTATATAGTCGTATGCCCCAAGGCAGTACAATACCTGTAGGTCCTACTACGTACGATGATTTTACTCATCCTCCTTTGTATTCTTACTATGCAGGTGTATGGCTGACTACACTCAAGGCTTACGAAGCTATAGGAAAAGCTATTGGAGATGAAAGCATCGTGAAACAGGCGCAACAACAGTTTGCTACCTCTCAGAAAGAGGTTCTTGAGAAGTTGTGGAACGGACGTTTCTTTGCCTACGGCTGTGAACCGGATGGCTCCAAAAGACTAGATAATGTATTGTTTACGGGCCAGTTGGCAGGTCAGTTCCTGAGCCGTTACTGCGGATGGGGAGACGTGTATCCTATGGATATAGTGAAGGCATCTATGATATCTCAATGCAAGATTTCCCTTTCCAAGTCTCCTGATTATTACGCTAATAAAGTGTGGGATATCAATCAGAACCGGGGCATTGATAATAGGGGATCACAATGCTGGCCCTTCTATCTGGAAAGTTATACTGCTTTGGCCGGTATGCAGGCGGGATTTTATGAAGATGCCATGGACATTATGAAACACATCCAATTAGTACATCTGCGTAAAGGATGGACATGGACTCAAAACTTGTGGAACCCCAGTGACATTACTTATATGACAGCTCCGGTAACTTGGTTCTCTACAGATGTATTGGCTGGTGCAGGCGTTAACATTCCCCGAAAAGAATTGCGTCTGGCTCCTGTAGTGGCCGATGATAAAGTAATCAGCATCCCTTTGTTTTATCCTAACTTTTGGGGAGTAGTAACTGCTGATCCTCAGAAGAAATCCATTACTTTCAAAATAACGAAGAAATATGGTAAAGAGCGGATCAGTTTCAATAAAGTGATATCGGAGCCTGCGGGACTTCCTACTTCCGAAAAGAGAGAAATCGAAATTAAAGAGTTTGTGGTGGAAGAGGGAAAAACGTTGGATCTGAGTCCGTATTGGGATCGCATTATTGACAATCGTTTGGAAGCCCCGGTACTTTCGGAGGCGGATAAACATGACTTTCGTTACGTAACAATAAAATAA
- a CDS encoding Kelch repeat-containing protein produces MTFKGHFSISYDLAIQDYGSFGYIFRLKDLKRENADIYSFVFSYDNDERSYLKFNIEAKECLIIDTLCNKTLGPWRWIPIEISFFLKEDSVCLTIDKRQYQSGKLGLSGELTPTIMFGSSKFSEEIPSFAIRNLVISDMDQQINFPLNESSGILVHDKQGKIRGKAINPIWLINKSYYWNLLHSQASESTAGYNYDSKSGNFVYFNSDSLYTLDIRRNIWEGYKHQPLPMKMYLGTNFFYPDSHSVYIYEVDNHADVCTICALNVLTGEVEKVDDKFLPSQRHHHSSYLDTIHNKFYIFGGFGSRKYTNTLEVYDLDQKSWNTIKLKGDFVAPRFFSSMGALNANELLLFGGTGNSSGDQSIGKIYYYDLYKINLKDSTVQKVRDFSYDGTQIVPVRNLLLSDDGASFYTLCYPMQEASSHLQLYKFSLQNDSYEVLGNSIPMESKAILSNANLYYNKETKEFYCCTQEFNERGGESSVTRFYSLSAPAIAESALFLYAVEEGLSLRAVIFVMIVVLVLIIGIAYYLKRKKEKQLMPKATPIRETFTQVENRKSSQANALYLFGEFTIIDKKGRDITHLFSSKIKQLFLLTFLNGLGNKEGITSNYIYGLLWPEKELSSAKNLKGVTINRLRKILDDLEGIELVYTNSRYSIQLSEAFYCDYQQYLEQMNKIRQSDASQEVSQSLIGILSRGKFLKSIDDSMFDSFKSEQEYELHEMLTIELNNLYMKAAYEQVVQLAEIWLRVDSLNDTALWYMLNACHKLKKEDQAMKKYYLYIAEYNKSMGNNYSYSYSDIIHNDLRTSFQ; encoded by the coding sequence TTGACCTTTAAAGGTCATTTCTCTATATCTTATGATTTGGCTATTCAGGATTATGGATCTTTCGGTTATATATTCCGATTAAAAGATCTGAAGCGTGAAAATGCAGATATTTACAGTTTTGTTTTCTCTTATGACAATGACGAACGGAGTTATCTAAAGTTTAATATTGAGGCAAAAGAATGTCTTATTATAGATACTCTATGTAATAAAACACTTGGCCCTTGGCGTTGGATACCCATAGAAATCTCCTTTTTTTTAAAAGAAGATTCTGTATGCCTTACTATTGATAAGCGACAATATCAATCAGGAAAATTAGGCTTATCCGGAGAATTGACTCCTACCATCATGTTCGGAAGTAGTAAGTTTTCTGAAGAAATTCCTTCTTTTGCAATACGGAATTTAGTAATTTCCGACATGGATCAACAAATCAATTTTCCTTTGAATGAAAGTTCCGGTATTCTTGTTCATGATAAACAAGGAAAGATCAGAGGAAAAGCAATTAACCCAATCTGGTTAATAAATAAATCTTATTATTGGAATCTGCTTCATTCGCAGGCTTCTGAAAGTACGGCGGGGTATAATTATGATTCCAAATCTGGCAATTTTGTCTATTTTAATAGTGACTCTCTGTATACCCTGGATATCCGCCGTAATATCTGGGAAGGGTATAAGCATCAACCCCTACCGATGAAGATGTATTTGGGAACAAACTTTTTCTATCCGGATTCTCATTCTGTTTATATCTATGAAGTGGATAATCATGCGGATGTTTGTACCATTTGTGCTTTGAATGTACTTACAGGAGAAGTGGAAAAGGTTGATGATAAATTTTTGCCTTCACAGCGACACCACCATTCTTCTTATCTGGATACTATTCATAATAAGTTCTATATTTTTGGAGGTTTTGGTTCACGGAAATATACCAATACATTAGAAGTATATGATTTGGATCAAAAGTCATGGAATACTATTAAATTGAAAGGTGATTTTGTAGCCCCTCGTTTTTTCTCTTCTATGGGAGCGTTGAATGCTAATGAGTTGCTTTTGTTTGGTGGCACTGGGAATAGTAGTGGGGATCAGAGTATCGGGAAAATATACTATTATGATCTTTATAAGATAAATCTGAAAGATTCGACCGTGCAGAAAGTGAGGGACTTCTCTTATGATGGAACTCAGATTGTTCCGGTAAGAAACCTTCTTTTATCTGATGATGGAGCTTCTTTTTATACGTTGTGTTATCCTATGCAGGAAGCTTCTTCCCATTTGCAGCTTTATAAGTTCTCGTTGCAGAATGATTCCTATGAAGTATTAGGTAATTCTATTCCTATGGAGTCGAAGGCCATTTTATCTAATGCAAACCTTTATTATAATAAAGAAACAAAGGAGTTTTATTGTTGTACGCAAGAATTTAATGAACGTGGCGGAGAATCTTCGGTGACGCGTTTTTATTCATTGTCGGCACCTGCCATTGCAGAGAGCGCATTGTTTTTATATGCTGTTGAAGAAGGACTTTCTTTGCGTGCTGTTATTTTTGTAATGATTGTTGTACTGGTATTGATTATTGGCATTGCGTATTATTTGAAAAGGAAGAAGGAGAAACAACTGATGCCTAAAGCCACACCTATTCGTGAAACTTTCACTCAGGTTGAAAATAGAAAGTCATCACAGGCAAATGCTTTGTATCTGTTTGGGGAATTCACTATAATAGATAAAAAAGGAAGAGATATCACTCATCTATTTAGTTCCAAGATAAAGCAGCTGTTCTTACTTACTTTCCTGAATGGTTTAGGTAATAAGGAAGGCATTACCTCGAATTATATTTATGGGCTGTTATGGCCTGAAAAAGAATTGAGTAGTGCCAAAAATTTGAAGGGCGTAACAATAAATCGATTAAGAAAAATACTGGATGATTTAGAAGGTATTGAATTGGTGTATACTAATAGTCGCTATTCTATCCAATTGTCAGAGGCTTTCTATTGCGATTATCAACAATATCTTGAACAAATGAATAAAATCCGGCAAAGTGATGCATCTCAGGAAGTCAGCCAATCACTGATCGGAATTTTGTCGCGAGGGAAATTCTTAAAGTCTATTGACGACTCTATGTTTGATTCCTTTAAGAGCGAACAAGAATATGAATTGCATGAGATGTTGACGATTGAGTTGAATAATCTATATATGAAAGCTGCGTATGAGCAGGTTGTTCAATTGGCTGAAATCTGGCTGAGAGTAGATTCATTGAATGATACGGCTTTGTGGTATATGCTGAATGCCTGCCATAAGCTGAAGAAGGAAGATCAGGCAATGAAGAAATATTATCTGTATATTGCAGAATATAATAAAAGTATGGGTAATAACTATTCATATTCTTACTCTGATATCATACACAATGACTTAAGGACAAGTTTTCAATAA